In Anomalospiza imberbis isolate Cuckoo-Finch-1a 21T00152 chromosome 10, ASM3175350v1, whole genome shotgun sequence, the following proteins share a genomic window:
- the PTTG1IP gene encoding pituitary tumor-transforming gene 1 protein-interacting protein isoform X2 — translation MHCCWPSDCRQYTNRSCEECLKNVTCLWCASSRRCVEYPVRRILPPADLCELRSARWGVCWVNFEALIIAMSVVGGTLLIMLGVCCCCCCKKKSKKPDKDDERAAREREKRRVRQEERRAEMKSRHDEIRRKYGLFKEENPYAKFEN, via the exons atgcaCTGCTGCTGGCCCAGTG aTTGTCGCCAGTATACGAACAGGAGCTGTGAAGAATGCCTGAAAAATGTCACT TGCCTGTggtgtgccagcagcaggaggtgcGTGGAGTACCCCGTCCGAAGAATCCTTCCCCCAGCTGACCTGTGTGAGCTCCGCTCTGCGCGCTGGGGAGTCTGCTGGG TGAACTTTGAAGCCCTGATCATTGCAATGTCCGTGGTGGGAGGAACACTTCTGATCATGTTGGGggtctgctgctgctgctgttgtaagaaaaagagcaaaaa GCCAGACAAGGATGATGAGAGAGCAGCCAGGGAGCGGGAGAAGAGGCGGGTGCGGCAGGAGGAGAG gagagcagagatgaAATCACGGCATGATGAAATCCGAAGAAAATATG GCCTGTTCAAGGAAGAGAACCCTTACGCAAAATTTGAGAATTAG
- the PTTG1IP gene encoding pituitary tumor-transforming gene 1 protein-interacting protein isoform X1, translated as MAPALRLCALALALLPVAVAAQDVAGDCRQYTNRSCEECLKNVTCLWCASSRRCVEYPVRRILPPADLCELRSARWGVCWVNFEALIIAMSVVGGTLLIMLGVCCCCCCKKKSKKPDKDDERAAREREKRRVRQEERRAEMKSRHDEIRRKYGLFKEENPYAKFEN; from the exons atGGCCCCGGCGCTCCGGCTCTgcgccctggccctggccctgctgcccgtCGCCGTCGCCGCGCAGGACGTGGCCGGAG aTTGTCGCCAGTATACGAACAGGAGCTGTGAAGAATGCCTGAAAAATGTCACT TGCCTGTggtgtgccagcagcaggaggtgcGTGGAGTACCCCGTCCGAAGAATCCTTCCCCCAGCTGACCTGTGTGAGCTCCGCTCTGCGCGCTGGGGAGTCTGCTGGG TGAACTTTGAAGCCCTGATCATTGCAATGTCCGTGGTGGGAGGAACACTTCTGATCATGTTGGGggtctgctgctgctgctgttgtaagaaaaagagcaaaaa GCCAGACAAGGATGATGAGAGAGCAGCCAGGGAGCGGGAGAAGAGGCGGGTGCGGCAGGAGGAGAG gagagcagagatgaAATCACGGCATGATGAAATCCGAAGAAAATATG GCCTGTTCAAGGAAGAGAACCCTTACGCAAAATTTGAGAATTAG